Within Desulfurobacterium thermolithotrophum DSM 11699, the genomic segment AGAAAATAGCTAAGGATATGGGATTTGCAGAAAATGGTTACAGAATTTTGATTAACTGTAATAAAGACGGAGGACAAGAAATATACCACATACACTATCATCTATTTGCAGGAAAACCATTAGGAAAAATGATTTGTGAGTAGTAGAGTAGGTAGAGCTCCCTGAGAGCTCTACTTCATTCTCTTTTGAAGTTCTTCTCCTATCTCATCAAGAGTTATCCCTTTATTTACAAGAGCTACTAACAGGTGGTATATAAGATCCGCTGTTTCATAAACAGTATGATTTTTGTCACCAGACTTAAAGGCTAATATAGTTTCTACTGCTTCTTCTCCTACTTTCTGTAGAATTTTATCTTCTCCTTTTCTAAAAAGTTTTGCTGTGTATGAACCCTCTGGCAATTTTTCTTTTCTTTCTTCAACTATCT encodes:
- the hisE gene encoding phosphoribosyl-ATP diphosphatase, yielding MSKFCEVVNELYKIVEERKEKLPEGSYTAKLFRKGEDKILQKVGEEAVETILAFKSGDKNHTVYETADLIYHLLVALVNKGITLDEIGEELQKRMK